The following proteins come from a genomic window of Chitinivibrionales bacterium:
- a CDS encoding glycoside hydrolase family 9 protein: MKFIPQAFLSMIFLTTLASAAYNYGEALQKAVYFYECQQSGPLPAWNRVAWRGPSCIHDGADAGKDLTGGWYDAGDHVKFNFPMSFSVTMLCWGVVENRDAYEKSGQLPSILNTIRFAAEYLIRCHTAQNEFYGQVGDGGLDHSFWGPAESVESLMKRPSAKIDATHPGSDLAGEAAAALAATSLVFKSTDPAFSATCLTHAQQLYSFADQYRGKYDASITAAQGYYNSWSGYHDELVWGAVWLYLAGGDNSYLAKAESYYDSLNTEPQSTTRSYKWTIAWDDKSYGCYVLLAKLTGSQKYKDDAQRWLDFWTVGVNGQKITYTPGGLAWLDQWGSNRYAANTAFCALVYADSVADASVKTRYHDFAVRQINYMLGDNPMGRSLVVGYGVNPPCHEHHRTAEGSYPGDAGDTIACLHTLYGALVGGPDASDNYVDQRSNYTQNEPACDYNAAFTGALARLYKEYGGDPLAVFPPPEPVPEQFYILAKVNASGTGFTEIDAVLCNKTNTPARVCRHLSYRYFVDLSEVAAAGIPLSQVTISTNYMQGKASVGPLTAYNGSSTVYYVEVSYEGDSLFPGTQDSYKREAQFRIQLPNNSAAAAWDPTNDWSYKTVGVSGQAIKAVNMPIYDGGVQIWGAEPGKPAVNVIADKAPAIDKKCNCRIRCDGRYISFEPMIQQGMGLDLISAAGQKVFSFRAVNSRKISVEKIKPGVYFLELSDGNKKPITRQSIIVQQ, from the coding sequence ATGAAATTCATTCCGCAGGCATTTTTATCCATGATATTTCTAACTACCCTTGCCTCCGCCGCCTACAATTACGGCGAGGCGCTCCAGAAGGCCGTTTACTTCTACGAATGCCAGCAGTCCGGGCCGCTGCCGGCATGGAACCGCGTTGCCTGGCGCGGCCCGAGTTGCATCCACGACGGCGCGGACGCGGGAAAGGACCTCACCGGCGGCTGGTATGACGCCGGCGACCACGTGAAGTTCAACTTTCCCATGTCGTTTTCCGTCACCATGCTGTGCTGGGGCGTCGTGGAAAACCGCGACGCCTATGAAAAGAGCGGCCAGCTTCCCTCCATTCTCAATACCATCCGGTTTGCCGCCGAATATCTCATCCGGTGCCACACCGCGCAAAACGAATTCTACGGTCAGGTCGGCGACGGCGGGCTCGACCATTCGTTCTGGGGACCCGCCGAGTCCGTGGAGTCCTTGATGAAACGGCCCTCGGCGAAAATCGACGCGACGCATCCGGGATCGGACCTCGCGGGCGAAGCCGCGGCGGCGCTTGCAGCAACATCGCTGGTGTTCAAATCGACTGACCCGGCTTTTTCTGCCACCTGTCTCACCCATGCGCAGCAGCTGTATTCGTTCGCCGACCAGTACCGCGGAAAGTACGATGCGTCAATCACCGCCGCCCAGGGGTATTACAACTCCTGGAGCGGCTATCACGACGAGCTCGTGTGGGGCGCGGTCTGGCTGTACCTGGCGGGCGGAGACAATTCGTATCTTGCTAAAGCGGAATCATATTACGACAGCCTCAACACCGAGCCGCAGTCGACCACGAGGTCGTACAAATGGACCATCGCATGGGACGACAAGAGCTACGGCTGCTACGTGCTCCTCGCGAAACTCACCGGCAGCCAGAAATACAAGGACGACGCGCAGCGCTGGCTCGACTTTTGGACCGTGGGCGTGAACGGCCAGAAAATAACGTATACGCCTGGCGGCCTTGCCTGGCTCGACCAATGGGGCTCCAACCGCTACGCCGCAAACACCGCGTTCTGCGCGCTGGTGTACGCCGACAGCGTCGCGGACGCATCCGTCAAGACTCGCTACCATGATTTCGCGGTGCGGCAGATCAATTATATGCTCGGCGACAATCCTATGGGCCGCTCGCTGGTGGTGGGATACGGCGTGAACCCGCCCTGCCACGAGCACCACCGCACCGCCGAGGGATCATATCCCGGCGACGCCGGCGACACCATCGCCTGCCTCCACACGCTGTACGGGGCGCTGGTGGGCGGCCCCGACGCGAGCGACAATTACGTGGACCAGCGCAGCAACTACACGCAGAACGAGCCGGCCTGCGATTACAACGCGGCGTTCACCGGCGCGCTCGCCCGCCTGTACAAGGAATACGGCGGCGATCCGCTCGCCGTGTTCCCGCCCCCGGAGCCCGTGCCCGAGCAGTTCTACATTCTCGCCAAGGTAAACGCCAGCGGCACTGGCTTCACCGAGATCGACGCGGTCTTGTGCAACAAGACCAACACGCCCGCGCGCGTGTGCAGGCACCTTTCGTACCGCTATTTCGTCGACCTGAGCGAGGTCGCCGCGGCGGGAATTCCACTTAGTCAAGTCACCATCTCCACCAATTACATGCAGGGCAAGGCCTCGGTCGGGCCGCTCACCGCCTACAACGGGTCATCGACCGTTTATTACGTCGAGGTTTCCTACGAGGGGGATTCGCTGTTCCCCGGCACCCAGGACTCGTACAAACGGGAGGCGCAGTTCAGGATTCAACTGCCCAACAACTCGGCCGCGGCCGCGTGGGACCCGACCAACGACTGGTCGTACAAGACCGTCGGCGTTTCGGGCCAGGCGATCAAGGCCGTCAACATGCCGATTTACGACGGCGGCGTGCAGATATGGGGCGCTGAGCCGGGCAAGCCCGCGGTGAACGTAATTGCGGATAAAGCGCCGGCCATCGATAAAAAATGCAATTGCAGGATCAGATGCGACGGCAGGTATATTTCCTTTGAACCAATGATTCAGCAGGGAATGGGGCTAGACTTGATTTCCGCCGCCGGCCAAAAGGTTTTTTCATTCCGCGCGGTCAACAGCAGGAAAATATCCGTTGAGAAAATCAAGCCCGGCGTTTATTTCCTGGAATTGTCGGATGGTAATAAAAAACCGATCACGCGACAATCAATCATTGTCCAACAGTAA
- a CDS encoding nitroreductase family protein, with protein sequence MNSDKMNDLQPIVLPRPKDWRGKSVYAALKARQTNRSLSDKKLSLQTLSNLLWAANGVNRKTGPFKLPGRTAASASNSREIDVYAALEKGVFHYEPEAHRLDPAAKGDLRSMAIGRGQEKWGANAPVRLIYVADIDKFKTSGFDEPRLHDPEGQKAYYYADTGLIAGNVYLFAAAQGLAAWFHNCDREGVAKELNLPESKRPLFGQTVGYPGKTKE encoded by the coding sequence ATGAACTCGGACAAAATGAATGATCTTCAACCGATCGTGCTTCCCAGGCCTAAAGACTGGCGCGGCAAATCCGTTTACGCGGCGCTCAAGGCCAGACAGACGAACCGCTCGCTGAGCGATAAAAAACTTTCTTTACAAACGCTCTCAAACCTGCTCTGGGCGGCAAACGGAGTGAACCGGAAGACCGGCCCGTTCAAACTTCCCGGAAGAACCGCCGCCTCGGCGAGCAACTCCAGGGAAATCGACGTGTATGCCGCGCTTGAAAAAGGGGTCTTCCATTATGAACCGGAGGCCCATCGACTGGACCCGGCGGCGAAAGGCGATCTCCGATCGATGGCCATCGGCCGCGGGCAGGAGAAGTGGGGCGCCAACGCGCCGGTGCGGCTCATCTACGTGGCGGACATTGACAAATTCAAAACGTCCGGTTTCGACGAGCCCCGGCTGCACGATCCCGAGGGACAAAAGGCCTATTATTACGCCGACACTGGCCTCATCGCGGGAAACGTGTACCTGTTCGCCGCCGCGCAGGGGCTTGCGGCGTGGTTTCACAACTGCGACAGGGAGGGAGTAGCGAAGGAATTGAATTTGCCCGAAAGCAAGAGGCCGCTGTTCGGGCAGACGGTGGGGTATCCGGGGAAAACAAAAGAATAA